A genome region from Hydrogenoanaerobacterium saccharovorans includes the following:
- a CDS encoding 4Fe-4S binding protein: MAGFFTRGIILEQRKEPALSRDLRKFFNVNTNNITFDHTLYPPPDELTPEQVIEIARLAKIVDERDGIPLYQKLAMAHDTGVAAVVGDASDDEPYISSQINPLLKKPELTVKGLQLAKTAVGAQNMFFAVYKNITDLSVKIPNKIEEIEVRRIRGRYPAEYRISDEFQEYRPILLVGVGALIHLARAAIRGKVQTSCFITVAGNCIANPTNLEVSIGMPIMQVLERCGLSSEPNTIILGGSMTGISCKDPDNTVVTNITRAILAFNEDTKERNYKCIGCGRCVDVCPENLTPFYINKCIEHGKTKELYFYDIDRCIGCGTCSYICPANLDIAANIKEARAKLPRRKGVKHDAAKRP, from the coding sequence ATGGCAGGATTTTTTACAAGAGGTATTATTCTGGAACAGCGCAAGGAACCCGCGCTTAGCCGCGACCTGCGCAAATTCTTTAATGTAAATACAAACAACATCACCTTCGATCACACACTTTATCCGCCGCCGGATGAGTTGACCCCTGAGCAGGTGATTGAAATAGCTCGGCTCGCCAAAATTGTGGACGAGCGAGACGGTATTCCGCTGTACCAAAAATTAGCCATGGCACATGATACCGGTGTTGCAGCCGTTGTGGGTGACGCTTCGGATGATGAACCGTATATATCCAGCCAAATCAACCCCTTGCTGAAAAAACCGGAACTTACCGTAAAAGGGCTTCAGTTGGCAAAAACGGCTGTTGGTGCCCAAAATATGTTTTTTGCGGTTTACAAAAACATTACCGACCTTTCGGTAAAAATACCTAATAAAATTGAGGAAATCGAAGTGAGGCGTATTCGCGGCAGATATCCTGCCGAATACCGCATCAGTGATGAATTTCAGGAATACCGCCCCATTTTGCTGGTGGGGGTGGGGGCACTCATTCATTTGGCACGCGCAGCAATTCGCGGTAAAGTACAAACAAGCTGCTTTATTACGGTTGCGGGCAACTGCATTGCCAATCCCACGAATCTTGAAGTATCCATCGGAATGCCCATTATGCAGGTGCTTGAGCGCTGCGGGCTTTCTTCCGAGCCGAATACCATCATTCTGGGCGGTTCAATGACCGGTATTTCATGCAAAGACCCTGACAATACCGTTGTTACCAACATTACCCGTGCAATACTTGCCTTTAACGAGGACACCAAGGAACGTAACTATAAATGCATTGGTTGTGGGCGGTGTGTGGACGTGTGCCCTGAAAACCTTACCCCTTTTTACATTAATAAATGCATTGAACATGGTAAAACAAAAGAATTGTATTTTTACGATATTGATCGTTGTATTGGCTGCGGTACCTGCTCGTATATTTGCCCTGCAAATCTTGATATTGCTGCTAATATTAAGGAGGCACGCGCCAAACTGCCGAGAAGGAAAGGAGTGAAGCACGATGCTGCTAAAAGACCATAA
- a CDS encoding RnfABCDGE type electron transport complex subunit D: MLLKDHNAPHIKARETNRTVMGDAIIALLPLYLMAFYFYGERAAMLGLVSVGTCVAADILCILLRGQKINLRDFSPVVTGMMLPLLLPASIPYHIVIIGGLFAIIFVKQPFGGVGQNLFNPAAGAFALMAISWPDKVFLYPEPLMKLEAFGEITSKLVEGSAHTLKLGGVPVINTLDMITGNFAGPMGATNILVLTTCLIYLIFRKTVSWQVPISFLATTALMAYCFPRIPTSGFSSVVLEMLSGSLMFGAVFMLTDPVTAPKRGLSKYFYGIISAVVTMLFRRYGGYEQTVMFAILLMNAFAPVIDRVSEFILRILRRMNFEPKKRNKTRTIQKPHKAPAQV, translated from the coding sequence ATGCTGCTAAAAGACCATAATGCTCCTCACATCAAAGCACGCGAAACAAACCGTACGGTAATGGGAGATGCAATTATAGCGCTGCTGCCGCTTTACCTCATGGCATTTTATTTTTACGGCGAACGTGCCGCCATGCTGGGTTTGGTATCGGTGGGTACCTGTGTAGCGGCAGATATTTTATGTATTTTGCTGCGTGGTCAAAAAATCAATCTGCGCGATTTTTCTCCGGTTGTTACGGGTATGATGCTGCCGTTGCTTTTACCTGCTTCTATTCCATATCATATTGTAATTATCGGCGGTTTGTTCGCAATAATTTTTGTAAAACAACCTTTTGGCGGTGTGGGACAAAATTTATTTAACCCTGCCGCGGGTGCATTTGCTCTTATGGCAATCAGTTGGCCCGATAAGGTGTTTTTATACCCCGAACCGCTGATGAAACTCGAAGCATTCGGTGAAATAACTTCAAAATTGGTGGAAGGCTCTGCCCATACACTGAAACTTGGCGGTGTACCTGTTATTAACACATTGGATATGATAACGGGCAACTTTGCAGGACCAATGGGTGCTACTAATATCTTAGTGCTTACAACATGTCTGATATACCTGATTTTTCGCAAAACCGTCAGTTGGCAGGTGCCGATCTCCTTTTTGGCAACCACGGCATTGATGGCTTACTGTTTTCCGCGTATTCCAACTTCGGGGTTTTCTTCTGTTGTGCTGGAGATGCTCTCCGGTTCATTAATGTTCGGTGCGGTGTTTATGCTTACCGACCCGGTTACGGCGCCCAAGCGGGGATTATCGAAGTATTTTTACGGTATTATCTCGGCTGTGGTTACTATGCTATTCCGCCGCTACGGGGGATATGAACAGACGGTGATGTTTGCTATTTTATTGATGAACGCTTTTGCTCCGGTGATTGACAGAGTAAGCGAATTTATTCTGAGAATACTAAGGAGGATGAATTTTGAGCCGAAGAAACGCAACAAAACGCGCACAATACAAAAGCCGCACAAAGCCCCTGCACAGGTTTAG
- the rpe gene encoding ribulose-phosphate 3-epimerase — translation MIKIAPSILSADFGKLLEQSDAVAKAGADWLHIDVMDGSFVPNITIGPCVVKSLRPNLDIFFDVHLMIQDPYTYAEAFAQAGADLICFHYEADYDVRRVIDKIRSLGKKVGIAIKPKTPAEVVFPYLSLIDMVLVMTVEPGFGGQKFMADMMPKVRTLRSKIDAEGLPVLIQADGGIDVNTIQMAAQSGVDIMVAGSAVYGKPDYKQAIEQLRDASGQ, via the coding sequence ATGATTAAAATTGCACCATCTATTTTATCTGCCGATTTTGGCAAGCTTTTGGAACAATCCGATGCAGTGGCAAAGGCAGGTGCCGATTGGCTGCACATCGATGTTATGGACGGAAGTTTTGTACCCAATATTACCATCGGCCCATGTGTAGTTAAATCATTGCGCCCCAACCTAGACATTTTTTTTGATGTACATCTTATGATACAAGACCCATATACCTATGCCGAGGCTTTTGCACAAGCAGGTGCGGATTTGATCTGTTTTCACTACGAGGCAGATTACGATGTGCGTCGAGTAATTGATAAAATACGCAGCCTGGGCAAGAAAGTAGGCATTGCCATAAAACCAAAAACACCTGCAGAGGTGGTGTTCCCATACCTGAGCCTGATTGATATGGTATTGGTGATGACGGTGGAGCCGGGTTTTGGCGGGCAGAAATTTATGGCGGATATGATGCCCAAGGTACGTACCCTGCGCAGTAAAATTGACGCAGAGGGGCTGCCTGTTCTGATTCAGGCAGACGGAGGAATTGATGTTAACACCATTCAGATGGCAGCACAAAGCGGTGTTGACATTATGGTAGCAGGCAGTGCCGTTTACGGTAAACCGGATTATAAGCAGGCGATTGAGCAGCTCAGAGATGCTTCGGGACAGTAA
- a CDS encoding adaptor protein MecA → MCFELLDQHKLKAVLTGTDLQQYQLTYEKINYNDADTKSALIHILDRARLETGYAPASGKLFVEIYPLGDGCIIYFTCGEGILPIGLSDIALTVAQGYFPRTTENHLSITEPLIFTFESCDVMITACTKLFSLYCHRVRKSALYYFSGYYRLILYPLDGKGSLSAAFLCEYAQPTGRGELTAAYIAEYGVPIAEENAIDKISYFFS, encoded by the coding sequence ATGTGTTTTGAATTGCTTGACCAACATAAGCTGAAAGCAGTGCTTACCGGTACTGATTTACAGCAGTATCAACTTACATATGAAAAAATAAATTACAATGACGCCGATACGAAGTCGGCACTCATCCATATTTTAGACCGTGCACGCCTGGAAACAGGGTATGCCCCTGCCTCCGGTAAGCTTTTTGTCGAGATTTATCCGCTCGGTGACGGATGCATTATCTATTTTACTTGCGGAGAGGGTATCCTCCCCATAGGGTTATCTGATATTGCTTTAACAGTTGCACAGGGCTACTTCCCGAGAACCACCGAAAATCATCTTTCCATCACAGAGCCTTTAATTTTTACTTTTGAAAGCTGTGATGTGATGATTACTGCTTGTACAAAGCTGTTTTCGTTGTATTGCCACCGCGTACGTAAAAGTGCGCTGTACTACTTTTCGGGATATTACCGCTTGATTTTATATCCGCTTGATGGGAAAGGCAGCCTATCTGCTGCATTTTTATGTGAATATGCACAGCCTACAGGGCGCGGGGAACTCACAGCAGCTTATATAGCAGAGTACGGCGTCCCTATTGCAGAAGAAAATGCAATTGATAAAATATCTTACTTTTTTTCGTAA